Proteins encoded within one genomic window of Micromonospora halotolerans:
- a CDS encoding Lrp/AsnC family transcriptional regulator, whose amino-acid sequence MITAIVLIDCATDSIPEVAETLANLPGVSEVYSVAGHVDLIAMVRVREFEQIAQVIAGRISKVPGVLNTESHIAFRAYSQHDLEEAFAIGLANAD is encoded by the coding sequence GTGATCACCGCGATCGTGCTGATCGACTGCGCCACCGACTCCATTCCCGAGGTGGCCGAGACGCTGGCCAACCTGCCCGGCGTCAGCGAGGTCTACTCGGTGGCCGGGCACGTCGACCTGATCGCCATGGTCCGGGTCCGCGAGTTCGAGCAGATCGCCCAGGTCATCGCCGGCCGCATCTCCAAGGTGCCCGGCGTGCTCAACACCGAGTCCCACATCGCGTTCCGCGCCTACTCCCAGCACGACCTGGAGGAGGCGTTCGCGATCGGGCTGGCCAACGCCGACTGA
- a CDS encoding RelA/SpoT family protein: MDVDAGHGAALGGALPTQPGDLPLSRRLRSLLSWPTTDNDPVTALVRAHRGIHPSSDASVLRRAYTIAENMHRGQFRKSGEPYITHPLAVAQICADLGMDTTTLVAALLHDTVEDTRYTLQALQEDFGRQVAHLVDGVTKFDKAFYGKAAEAETVRKMIVAAGKDVRVLIIKLADRLHNMRTLGVRSAASRERIASKTQEVLVPLCDRLGIQTLKRELDDVVLLHLHPEEHARIARFVHDRPGWDAYLDDVVAKTRAALRRSRVDAEVGPRPRHLYSIWKDTVAGEHTAPYDLPRIAIVVDGPATDCYAALGAVHGLWRPVPGRFKDFIASPKNNLYRSLHTSVCGPQDRTVEVLIRTEEMHHSAEYGVAAHYRFPRAAGRADERTDELAWLRRVLDWEQETVDPTQFMESLRCDLAEAQIQVVADGRQVVLPAGATPVDLAYELGTERGDHCLAARINGRLAPLSSELEEGDVVEIFTESDAESGFEVDVAPRGPRREWLGFVKSPHAQMQINRWFAEHTEPGISIADKVRLGRATIGLALRKHDRGLASDLPLLRLSEELGYPDLETLLVAVFDRTVEPDTVVRQLIDLVDHRQ; the protein is encoded by the coding sequence GACGCCGGACACGGCGCCGCCCTGGGCGGCGCCCTTCCGACCCAGCCCGGCGACCTGCCACTCTCCCGGCGCCTGCGCTCACTGCTCTCCTGGCCCACCACCGACAACGACCCGGTCACCGCGCTGGTCCGCGCCCACCGCGGCATCCATCCCAGCTCCGACGCGTCGGTGCTGCGGCGGGCCTACACGATCGCCGAGAACATGCACCGCGGCCAGTTCCGCAAGAGCGGCGAGCCCTACATCACCCATCCGCTGGCGGTCGCCCAGATCTGCGCGGACCTCGGCATGGACACCACCACCCTGGTCGCCGCGCTGCTGCACGACACGGTGGAGGACACCCGCTACACCCTCCAGGCCCTCCAGGAGGACTTCGGGCGCCAGGTGGCCCACCTGGTCGACGGGGTGACCAAGTTCGACAAGGCGTTCTACGGCAAGGCCGCCGAGGCGGAGACCGTCCGCAAGATGATCGTCGCGGCCGGCAAGGACGTCCGGGTGCTGATCATCAAGCTGGCCGACCGGCTGCACAACATGCGCACCCTCGGGGTCCGCTCGGCCGCCTCCCGGGAGCGGATCGCCAGCAAGACCCAGGAGGTGCTCGTCCCGCTCTGCGACCGGCTGGGCATCCAGACCCTCAAACGCGAGCTGGACGACGTGGTGCTGCTGCACCTGCATCCGGAGGAGCACGCGCGGATCGCCCGGTTCGTGCACGACCGGCCAGGCTGGGACGCCTACCTCGACGACGTGGTCGCGAAGACCCGGGCGGCCCTGCGCCGCAGCCGGGTCGACGCCGAGGTCGGCCCCCGCCCCCGGCACCTCTACTCGATCTGGAAGGACACGGTGGCCGGCGAGCACACCGCGCCCTACGACCTGCCCCGCATCGCCATCGTGGTCGACGGTCCGGCCACCGACTGCTACGCCGCGCTCGGCGCGGTGCACGGGCTCTGGCGGCCGGTTCCGGGCCGCTTCAAGGACTTCATCGCCTCCCCGAAGAACAACCTCTACCGGTCCCTGCACACCAGCGTCTGCGGCCCGCAGGACCGGACCGTCGAGGTGCTGATCCGCACCGAGGAGATGCACCACTCCGCGGAGTACGGCGTGGCCGCCCACTACCGTTTCCCCCGCGCCGCCGGCCGGGCCGACGAGCGGACCGACGAGCTGGCCTGGCTGCGCCGGGTGCTCGACTGGGAGCAGGAGACGGTCGATCCCACCCAGTTCATGGAGTCGCTGCGCTGCGACCTGGCCGAGGCGCAGATCCAGGTGGTCGCCGACGGCCGGCAGGTGGTGCTGCCGGCCGGCGCCACCCCGGTCGACCTCGCCTACGAGCTGGGTACCGAGCGGGGCGACCACTGCCTCGCCGCGCGGATAAACGGCCGGCTGGCGCCGCTCTCCTCTGAGCTGGAGGAGGGCGACGTCGTGGAGATCTTCACCGAGAGCGACGCGGAGAGCGGCTTCGAGGTCGACGTGGCGCCGCGCGGGCCGCGCCGCGAGTGGCTGGGCTTCGTCAAGTCCCCGCACGCGCAGATGCAGATCAACCGCTGGTTCGCCGAGCACACCGAGCCGGGCATCTCGATCGCCGACAAGGTCCGCCTCGGCCGGGCCACCATCGGCCTGGCGCTGCGCAAGCACGACCGGGGCCTGGCCAGCGACCTGCCGCTGCTGCGGCTCTCCGAGGAACTGGGCTACCCCGACCTGGAAACCCTGCTGGTGGCGGTCTTCGACCGCACCGTGGAACCCGACACGGTGGTCCGGCAGCTGATCGATCTGGTCGACCACCGGCAGTAG
- the qcrC gene encoding cytochrome bc1 complex diheme cytochrome c subunit has translation MTSDNDRRRGLLARLRGRPVARSRGRRRLGAAVRLAAALMLAGGAYTVFAPGAQAQDNPPLSAAANEGKALFDVSCVTCHGRNAQGVEGRGPSLIGVGSASVEFQVSSGRMPMARQEAQAMRKPPAFTDEQVRQLGQYIQELGGGPQVPQGNNLHQNADMAAGGELFRINCSQCHAFGGGGGALSSGKYAPSLRPASDRQIYAAMLSGPQNMPVFGDNQITPEQKADIIAYIQETLKHDQDQGGFNLGRYGPSTEGLAIFLVGIVALVFASLWIAGKS, from the coding sequence ATGACTTCTGACAACGACCGCCGACGCGGTCTGCTCGCGCGCCTGCGCGGGCGGCCCGTAGCGCGCAGCAGGGGCCGCCGCCGGCTGGGTGCCGCGGTCCGGCTGGCCGCCGCGCTGATGCTGGCCGGCGGCGCCTACACCGTCTTCGCCCCCGGTGCACAGGCGCAGGACAACCCGCCCCTGAGCGCCGCCGCCAACGAGGGCAAGGCGCTGTTCGACGTGAGCTGTGTGACCTGTCACGGTCGCAACGCCCAGGGCGTCGAGGGACGCGGTCCGAGCCTGATCGGCGTCGGGTCGGCCTCGGTCGAGTTCCAGGTCAGCAGCGGTCGCATGCCGATGGCCCGGCAGGAAGCGCAGGCCATGCGCAAGCCGCCGGCGTTCACCGACGAGCAGGTGCGCCAGCTCGGCCAGTACATCCAGGAGCTCGGCGGCGGCCCGCAGGTGCCGCAGGGCAACAACCTGCACCAGAACGCCGACATGGCCGCCGGTGGCGAGCTGTTCCGGATCAACTGCTCGCAGTGCCACGCGTTCGGTGGCGGCGGCGGCGCCCTGTCCTCGGGCAAGTACGCGCCGAGCCTGCGCCCGGCCAGCGACCGGCAGATCTACGCCGCCATGCTGAGCGGCCCGCAGAACATGCCGGTGTTCGGCGACAACCAGATCACTCCGGAGCAGAAGGCGGACATCATCGCCTACATCCAGGAGACCCTGAAGCACGACCAGGACCAGGGCGGCTTCAACCTGGGCCGCTACGGCCCGTCGACCGAGGGTCTCGCGATCTTCCTGGTCGGCATCGTCGCGCTGGTCTTCGCGAGCCTGTGGATTGCGGGCAAGTCGTGA
- the qcrA gene encoding cytochrome bc1 complex Rieske iron-sulfur subunit, with translation MSTHTEHPAQRGPEPLDVNDPRISRFEIVQEGARRDDIEIVHYEPQVVAGSKAERRLTRTVASMFLLTGAAATAFLIIYIWWPWKWEAGRGGDKYYTPLLGVTLGIALLGIGFGILTWGKKLLPKEVSIQDRHDQPGSPEDRKITGETMVYMADELGVKRRPLLGVSLLAGLVPVGAVVAAPLVGGLISNPHKNNQMFTTGFKPASDGKRIRLIREDGRPIRPADVSVGGQLTVFPGIEGGVSNKHADSPTLLIHLREDDAQKSRAANERKGHGDYMWGNYVAFSKICTHAGCPASLYEQQTNRLLCPCHQSQFLITDNAMPVFGPANRPLPQLPIEVDEEGFFVARSDYTETIGPDFWERP, from the coding sequence ATGAGCACCCACACCGAGCACCCGGCCCAGCGGGGCCCGGAGCCGCTCGACGTGAACGACCCCCGGATCTCCCGGTTCGAGATCGTCCAGGAGGGCGCCCGGCGGGACGACATCGAGATCGTCCACTACGAGCCGCAGGTGGTCGCGGGCAGCAAGGCGGAGCGTCGGCTGACCCGCACGGTCGCCTCGATGTTCCTGCTGACCGGTGCCGCGGCGACCGCCTTCCTGATCATCTACATCTGGTGGCCGTGGAAGTGGGAGGCCGGCCGCGGTGGTGACAAGTACTACACCCCGCTGCTCGGCGTGACCCTGGGCATCGCCCTGCTCGGCATCGGCTTCGGCATCCTCACCTGGGGCAAGAAGCTGCTGCCGAAGGAGGTCTCGATCCAGGACCGGCACGACCAGCCCGGTTCCCCGGAGGATCGCAAGATCACCGGCGAGACCATGGTGTACATGGCCGACGAGCTCGGCGTGAAGCGCCGGCCGCTGCTCGGCGTCTCGCTGCTCGCCGGCCTGGTGCCGGTCGGCGCGGTCGTCGCGGCGCCGCTGGTCGGTGGCCTGATCTCGAACCCGCACAAGAACAACCAGATGTTCACCACCGGCTTCAAGCCGGCCTCGGACGGCAAGCGGATCCGGCTGATCCGCGAGGACGGCCGGCCGATCCGCCCGGCGGACGTCAGCGTCGGCGGCCAGCTCACCGTGTTCCCGGGTATCGAGGGCGGCGTCAGCAACAAGCACGCCGACTCGCCGACCCTGCTGATCCACCTGCGCGAGGACGACGCGCAGAAGTCGCGCGCCGCCAACGAGCGCAAGGGCCACGGCGACTACATGTGGGGCAACTACGTCGCGTTCTCCAAGATCTGCACGCACGCCGGTTGCCCGGCTAGCCTTTACGAGCAGCAGACCAACCGGCTGCTCTGCCCCTGCCACCAGTCGCAGTTCCTCATCACCGACAACGCCATGCCGGTCTTCGGCCCGGCGAACCGGCCGCTGCCCCAGCTGCCGATCGAGGTGGACGAGGAGGGCTTCTTCGTGGCGAGGTCCGACTACACCGAAACCATCGGTCCCGACTTCTGGGAGCGGCCATGA
- a CDS encoding NUDIX hydrolase has product MIPRARATGRALGYQIFYRLPVPLRRRLVRLAVPKYIVGAVTLVRDSEAGGAGRILLLRQPPGHSWTLPAGLLQRGEAPVVGAARELHEESGIKLAPERLRPAVPNAVVHAKGWVDVVFETEVPASSTELAVDGAEVFEAAWHPLDELPRLSRATANLLRYYGIGPRADEVPPAAPPAA; this is encoded by the coding sequence ATGATCCCCCGCGCGCGTGCCACCGGACGGGCCCTCGGCTACCAGATCTTCTACCGGCTCCCCGTCCCGCTGCGGCGGCGGCTGGTCCGGCTCGCCGTGCCGAAGTACATCGTCGGCGCGGTCACCCTGGTCCGGGACTCCGAGGCCGGCGGGGCGGGGCGCATCCTGCTGCTGCGCCAGCCGCCCGGCCACAGCTGGACCCTCCCGGCCGGGCTGCTGCAGCGCGGCGAGGCGCCGGTGGTCGGCGCGGCCCGCGAGTTGCACGAGGAGTCCGGCATCAAGCTGGCCCCCGAGCGGCTGCGCCCGGCCGTGCCGAACGCCGTGGTGCACGCCAAGGGCTGGGTGGACGTGGTCTTCGAGACGGAGGTGCCGGCCTCCAGCACCGAGCTGGCGGTGGACGGCGCCGAGGTCTTCGAGGCCGCCTGGCACCCGCTGGACGAGCTGCCCCGGCTGAGCCGGGCCACCGCCAACCTGCTCCGGTACTACGGGATCGGCCCGCGCGCGGACGAGGTCCCGCCGGCGGCACCCCCCGCCGCGTGA
- a CDS encoding DUF4142 domain-containing protein, with product MLGIKRLGLLAALVLVGLAPAAAAQAAAQPSAQDTQYLQAVHQVNLFEITAGNLAQQKGQNQQVKDLGKMFVTDHTQLDQTVQSTAQQLNVQLPADPTADQQKVLDRLNNLSGAEFDKAWVTAQLAGHVQAIQATQTEISQGSEQSVIQLAQDALPILQAHYDELVALAQTLGVPVPQTSASGTPSPGGTTSTAPGGTESPAPGGTGTEEPAPGTTETPAPSQS from the coding sequence ATGTTGGGAATCAAACGCCTGGGCCTGCTGGCGGCGCTGGTGCTCGTGGGACTGGCACCGGCAGCCGCGGCCCAGGCCGCGGCGCAGCCGTCTGCGCAGGACACGCAGTACCTGCAGGCGGTGCACCAGGTGAACCTGTTCGAGATCACCGCGGGTAACCTGGCGCAGCAGAAGGGCCAGAACCAGCAGGTCAAGGACCTGGGCAAGATGTTCGTGACGGACCACACCCAGCTGGACCAGACGGTGCAGTCCACCGCTCAGCAGCTCAACGTCCAGCTGCCGGCCGACCCGACCGCGGACCAGCAGAAGGTCCTCGACCGGCTGAACAACCTCAGCGGCGCCGAGTTCGACAAGGCGTGGGTGACCGCTCAGTTGGCCGGCCACGTCCAGGCCATCCAGGCCACCCAGACCGAGATCTCGCAGGGCTCCGAGCAGTCGGTGATCCAGCTCGCCCAGGACGCCCTGCCGATCCTCCAGGCGCACTACGACGAACTGGTGGCCCTCGCCCAGACCCTGGGCGTCCCGGTCCCGCAGACCAGCGCCAGCGGCACGCCCAGCCCGGGCGGCACCACGTCGACGGCTCCGGGCGGAACCGAGTCGCCGGCTCCGGGCGGCACCGGCACCGAGGAGCCCGCTCCGGGCACCACGGAGACCCCGGCGCCCAGCCAGAGCTGA
- a CDS encoding cytochrome c oxidase assembly protein: MLHVDPIFAATSVAPATLAAGSEAVPPPFTVARVLTETRLDSWLTLGLVLAAGLYLYGVYRLRLRGDRWPVTRTVSFLFPGLGGIAAVTVSGLGAYDTALLSVHMIQHMVLSMIAPIFLALGAPVTLALRTLPLRPRKRLLAIVHSRVARVYSFPLVAFAIFVVNPFALYFTGLYEITLRHEWAHELVHAHFIMTGCVFFWPLLGLDPLPGRWPYPARALLMLLSVPFHTVLGLTIMQSTTLLGGDWYPSLHLSWSDPWNDQVVAGGVLWAGGEFVSVTMLAVLVVQWIKQSEREARRLDRELDREEARQRAAEASA, encoded by the coding sequence GTGCTGCACGTCGATCCGATCTTCGCCGCCACCTCGGTGGCCCCGGCGACACTCGCCGCGGGAAGCGAGGCCGTCCCGCCGCCGTTCACCGTGGCCCGGGTCCTGACCGAGACCCGGCTGGACAGCTGGCTCACCCTCGGTCTCGTGCTCGCCGCCGGCCTCTACCTCTACGGGGTGTACCGGCTGCGGCTGCGCGGCGACCGCTGGCCGGTCACGCGTACCGTCAGTTTCCTCTTCCCGGGCCTCGGCGGCATCGCCGCGGTCACGGTCAGCGGGCTCGGCGCCTACGACACCGCCCTGCTGTCGGTGCACATGATCCAGCACATGGTGCTGTCCATGATCGCGCCGATCTTCCTCGCGCTCGGCGCCCCGGTGACGCTCGCCCTGCGGACCCTGCCGCTGCGCCCGCGCAAGCGGCTGCTGGCCATCGTGCACAGCCGGGTCGCCCGGGTCTACAGCTTCCCGCTGGTGGCGTTCGCCATCTTCGTGGTGAACCCGTTCGCCCTCTACTTCACCGGGCTCTACGAGATCACCCTCCGGCACGAGTGGGCGCACGAACTCGTGCACGCGCACTTCATCATGACCGGTTGCGTGTTCTTCTGGCCGCTGCTCGGCCTGGACCCGCTGCCGGGGCGCTGGCCGTACCCGGCGCGGGCGCTGCTCATGCTGCTCTCCGTGCCGTTCCACACCGTGCTCGGGCTCACCATCATGCAGAGCACCACCCTGCTCGGCGGCGACTGGTACCCGTCGCTGCACCTGAGCTGGTCCGACCCGTGGAACGACCAGGTGGTCGCCGGCGGCGTGCTGTGGGCCGGCGGCGAGTTCGTCAGCGTCACCATGCTGGCCGTGCTGGTCGTCCAGTGGATCAAGCAGTCCGAGCGCGAGGCCCGCCGGCTGGACCGCGAGCTGGACCGCGAGGAGGCCCGCCAGCGCGCCGCGGAAGCGAGCGCCTGA
- a CDS encoding nucleotidyltransferase family protein, protein MTGPGAPAAGPGWRAAVDVCAVVLAAGEGTRLRPLTAHLPKALCPVGNVPLLDRALDRLAGLGRTGPDRVAVNACYLGGQVVAHVGARAHLSVEPGDPLGTAGGVGNLRDWIAGRGVLVGNADAYLADPDAPPGPDLAALLDGWDGRSVRLLGQPADDPAAPGTFAGHRFVGFSLLPWRLVRELPPTFDDLVRAVWRPAEAAGALTVVPYRGTFYDTGTPADYLAANLHAAGPGGLVDPSATVDGRVTRSVVGAGAVVRGAVDRSVVWPGATVAAGERLSGVIRAGADLTVPAAR, encoded by the coding sequence GTGACCGGCCCCGGCGCGCCCGCGGCCGGCCCGGGATGGCGGGCCGCCGTCGACGTCTGCGCGGTCGTGCTCGCCGCCGGCGAGGGCACCCGGCTGCGCCCGCTCACCGCGCACCTGCCCAAGGCGCTCTGCCCGGTCGGCAACGTGCCGCTGCTCGACCGGGCGCTGGACCGGCTGGCCGGGCTGGGCCGCACCGGGCCGGACCGGGTCGCGGTGAACGCCTGCTACCTGGGCGGGCAGGTGGTGGCGCACGTGGGCGCGCGGGCGCACCTGTCGGTCGAGCCGGGCGACCCGCTCGGCACCGCCGGCGGGGTGGGCAACCTGCGGGACTGGATCGCCGGGCGGGGCGTGCTGGTCGGCAACGCCGACGCGTACCTGGCCGACCCGGACGCCCCGCCGGGACCGGACCTGGCGGCGCTGCTGGACGGGTGGGACGGGCGGAGCGTACGCCTGCTCGGCCAGCCGGCCGACGACCCGGCGGCCCCCGGCACCTTCGCCGGCCACCGGTTCGTGGGGTTCTCGCTGCTGCCGTGGCGGCTGGTCCGGGAGCTGCCGCCGACCTTCGACGACCTGGTCCGGGCGGTCTGGCGGCCGGCCGAGGCGGCCGGCGCGCTCACCGTGGTCCCCTACCGGGGCACCTTCTACGACACCGGCACCCCGGCCGACTACCTGGCGGCCAACCTGCACGCGGCCGGCCCGGGCGGCCTTGTCGACCCGTCCGCCACGGTCGACGGGCGGGTGACCCGCTCGGTGGTCGGCGCGGGCGCCGTGGTGCGCGGCGCGGTGGACCGCTCGGTCGTCTGGCCGGGCGCGACGGTCGCCGCGGGGGAACGCCTCAGCGGGGTGATCCGGGCGGGCGCCGACCTGACCGTCCCGGCGGCCCGGTGA
- the qcrB gene encoding cytochrome bc1 complex cytochrome b subunit, with amino-acid sequence MKRRKFDAAALPAKTAGAVDDRFQVATPLRKLLNKVFPDHWSFLLGEIALFSFIVLLLTGVFLTFFYEPAMTEVVYDGSYAPLRGTPMSTAYASSLDLSFDVRGGLIMRQMHHWAALLFMAAIVVHMLRVFFTGAFRKPRETNWIIGSLLFWVGFLAGFTGYSLPDDGLSGTGLRIASGIILSIPVIGSWVSSSIFGGEFPGTIIISRFFIAHVLLIPALLVALISVHLGLVFKQKHTQWPGPGRTNENVVGERMFPRYALKQGGFFMVVFGVIALMGGLFQINPIWYFGPYEAWVVSAASQPDWYVMFLDGSTRLMPAWEISIPIGDGYVIPPLFWPTVVLPGILVGLSTMYPFLEARRLKDYKHHNLLQRPRDVPARTAVGAMAVSFYIVLTLSGGNDVIADKFHISLNAMTWAGRIGLLVVPPLAYYITYRLCLGLQQHDREVLAHGVETGIIRRLPDGRFVEVHQPLTPVDGHDGHGPALDYAGWVVPKKMNRLGALGPAIRGFFYPIEKPAEAPVSPGHPPVQRRPEREEISSGGSRR; translated from the coding sequence ATGAAGCGCCGAAAGTTCGATGCGGCCGCGCTGCCGGCCAAGACCGCCGGGGCGGTGGACGACCGCTTCCAGGTGGCCACCCCGCTGCGCAAACTGCTGAACAAGGTCTTCCCCGACCACTGGTCCTTCCTGCTGGGCGAGATCGCGCTGTTCTCGTTCATCGTCCTGCTGCTGACCGGTGTGTTCCTGACCTTCTTCTACGAGCCGGCGATGACCGAGGTGGTCTACGACGGCAGCTACGCCCCGCTGCGGGGCACCCCGATGTCGACCGCGTACGCCTCCAGCCTGGACCTGTCGTTCGACGTCCGGGGCGGTCTGATCATGCGGCAGATGCACCACTGGGCGGCTCTGCTGTTCATGGCCGCGATCGTGGTGCACATGCTGCGGGTCTTCTTCACCGGCGCGTTCCGCAAGCCGCGTGAGACCAACTGGATCATCGGCTCGCTGCTGTTCTGGGTCGGCTTCCTGGCCGGCTTCACCGGCTACTCGCTGCCGGACGACGGCCTGTCCGGCACCGGTCTGCGGATCGCCTCCGGGATCATCCTGTCGATCCCGGTGATCGGCTCCTGGGTCAGCTCGTCGATCTTCGGTGGCGAGTTCCCGGGCACCATCATCATCAGCCGGTTCTTCATCGCTCACGTGCTGCTCATCCCGGCGCTGCTGGTGGCGCTGATCAGCGTCCACCTGGGCCTGGTCTTCAAACAGAAGCACACCCAGTGGCCCGGGCCCGGCCGGACCAACGAGAACGTGGTCGGCGAGCGCATGTTCCCGCGTTACGCGCTCAAGCAGGGCGGCTTCTTCATGGTCGTCTTCGGTGTGATCGCGCTGATGGGTGGCCTGTTCCAGATCAACCCGATCTGGTACTTCGGCCCGTACGAGGCGTGGGTGGTGTCGGCTGCCAGCCAGCCCGACTGGTACGTCATGTTCCTCGACGGCTCGACCCGCCTCATGCCGGCGTGGGAGATCAGCATCCCGATCGGCGACGGGTACGTCATCCCGCCGCTGTTCTGGCCGACGGTCGTGCTCCCCGGCATCCTGGTGGGCCTGTCGACGATGTACCCGTTCCTGGAGGCGCGCCGCCTCAAGGACTACAAGCACCACAACCTGCTCCAGCGGCCCCGGGACGTGCCGGCCCGGACCGCGGTGGGCGCCATGGCGGTCTCCTTCTACATCGTGCTGACCCTCTCCGGCGGCAACGACGTCATTGCCGACAAGTTCCACATCAGCTTGAACGCGATGACCTGGGCCGGCCGGATCGGTCTGCTGGTCGTCCCGCCGCTGGCGTACTACATCACCTACCGGCTCTGCCTGGGTCTCCAGCAGCACGACCGGGAGGTGCTGGCCCACGGCGTGGAGACCGGCATCATCAGGCGGCTGCCCGACGGCCGGTTCGTCGAGGTCCACCAGCCGCTCACCCCGGTCGACGGGCACGACGGGCACGGCCCGGCTCTGGACTACGCCGGTTGGGTGGTCCCGAAGAAGATGAACCGGCTGGGGGCGCTCGGCCCGGCGATCCGGGGCTTCTTCTACCCGATCGAGAAGCCGGCCGAGGCGCCGGTCTCGCCGGGGCACCCGCCGGTCCAGCGACGACCGGAGCGGGAGGAGATCAGCAGCGGCGGGAGCCGTCGCTGA
- the trpD gene encoding anthranilate phosphoribosyltransferase — translation MGERTWPLLLNALLRGEELSTADTAWAMGEIMAGSATPAQIAGFAVALRTKGETPAELGGLVEAMLTRAVPVVLPEEIRATALDVVGTGGDLAHTVNISTMAALVVAGAGVRVVKHGNRAASSSCGTADVLEYLGVPLDLDPEQVARCVTEAGIGFCFAARFHPGMRHTGPVRREIGVPTAFNFLGPLTNPARPRAGAVGCFDPRMAPVMAAVFAARGDSVIVMRGEDGLDEFSTGAPTRVWVAQQGAVREALLDATELGVPRATLADLRGGDAAYNADVVRRLLAGETGPVRDAVLVNAAVALATQGPLDGDLHEALRAGLARATESVDSGAAAGALERWLEVAGTL, via the coding sequence ATGGGCGAACGGACCTGGCCGCTTCTGCTCAACGCGCTGCTGCGCGGCGAGGAGCTCTCCACCGCCGACACCGCCTGGGCGATGGGCGAGATCATGGCCGGCTCGGCCACGCCGGCCCAGATCGCCGGCTTCGCCGTGGCCCTGCGCACCAAGGGCGAGACCCCCGCCGAGCTGGGCGGCCTGGTCGAGGCGATGCTGACCCGGGCGGTCCCGGTGGTGCTGCCCGAAGAGATCCGGGCCACCGCGCTGGACGTGGTGGGCACCGGTGGCGACCTCGCCCACACGGTGAACATCTCCACCATGGCCGCGCTGGTGGTCGCCGGGGCCGGCGTCCGGGTGGTCAAGCACGGCAACCGGGCCGCCTCCTCCTCGTGCGGCACGGCCGACGTGCTGGAGTACCTGGGCGTCCCGCTGGACCTCGACCCCGAGCAGGTGGCGCGCTGCGTGACCGAGGCCGGCATCGGCTTCTGCTTCGCCGCCCGGTTCCACCCCGGGATGCGGCACACCGGCCCGGTACGCCGCGAGATCGGCGTGCCCACGGCGTTCAACTTCCTCGGGCCGCTGACCAACCCGGCCCGCCCCCGGGCCGGCGCGGTGGGCTGCTTCGACCCACGGATGGCCCCGGTGATGGCGGCCGTCTTCGCCGCCCGGGGCGACTCGGTGATCGTGATGCGCGGCGAGGACGGGCTGGACGAGTTCAGCACCGGCGCGCCGACCCGCGTCTGGGTGGCGCAGCAGGGGGCCGTCAGGGAGGCGCTGCTGGACGCGACGGAACTCGGGGTACCCCGGGCCACCCTGGCCGACCTGCGGGGCGGTGACGCGGCGTACAACGCCGACGTCGTGCGGCGGCTGCTGGCCGGCGAGACCGGCCCGGTCCGCGACGCGGTGCTGGTGAACGCCGCGGTCGCGCTCGCCACGCAGGGCCCGCTCGACGGTGACCTCCACGAGGCGCTGCGCGCCGGCCTGGCCCGGGCGACCGAGTCGGTCGACTCGGGCGCGGCCGCCGGCGCCCTGGAGCGCTGGCTCGAGGTGGCCGGCACGCTCTGA
- the ctaE gene encoding aa3-type cytochrome oxidase subunit III — MTAAPAIDKSRIHSLTRPNMVSVGTIVWLSSELMFFAALFAMYFSIRAAAPEQWEKHTEILNIPYATTFTVILVLSSVTCQLGVFAAEKGDVHALRRWFTITFVMGLIFVLGQANEYRNLVHEGVKINEDGYGSMFYLTTGFHGLHVTGGLVAFIIFMIRTTMGRFTPAQATSAIVVSYYWHFVDVVWIGLYAMIYWLQ; from the coding sequence GTGACTGCGGCCCCAGCCATTGACAAGAGCCGGATCCACTCCCTGACCCGACCCAACATGGTCAGCGTCGGGACGATCGTGTGGCTCTCCAGCGAACTCATGTTCTTCGCGGCGCTGTTCGCGATGTACTTCTCGATCCGCGCGGCGGCGCCGGAGCAGTGGGAGAAGCACACCGAGATCCTCAACATCCCCTACGCGACCACCTTCACGGTGATCCTGGTGTTGTCCTCGGTGACCTGCCAGCTCGGTGTCTTCGCGGCCGAGAAGGGTGACGTCCACGCCCTGCGCCGGTGGTTCACGATCACCTTCGTGATGGGTCTGATCTTCGTGCTCGGCCAGGCGAACGAGTACCGCAACCTGGTGCACGAGGGCGTCAAGATCAACGAAGACGGTTACGGGTCGATGTTCTACCTGACGACCGGCTTCCACGGCCTGCACGTGACCGGCGGTCTCGTCGCGTTCATCATCTTCATGATCCGCACCACCATGGGCCGGTTCACCCCGGCGCAGGCGACCTCGGCGATCGTCGTGTCCTACTACTGGCACTTCGTCGACGTCGTGTGGATCGGGCTCTACGCCATGATCTACTGGCTTCAGTGA